The nucleotide window GGGCCGGCTGGCCCGGCCGGGCGACGTGTACCGGTCCCGGCCGGTCCGCCCGGCGTGGGAACGGTCCGGACCGCGGGCGTTCCCGCATCCTCTCCTCGTCGCACGCGATCACCGACGACCGGGTGCGACCGGATACGAACGCACGCGACCGGCGGCCGGCCGTTCGCCACCGTGACGAGGAGGAACCACCCGTGCCGCTCCGCCCCAGACCCCGTACGACATCCCTGCTGCTGACGGCGGCGGCCGTGCTGGCCGCCGCGGGCTGGACCGCAGCGGGACGGCCGGCGGGGGCGGCTCCGGCACATCACGCACCGGAGCCGTCCACCGCGTCCACCGTCTGCGCCCCCGCGGGCACCCTGCGGGGACCCGGAGGACAGCGGGCCGACATGAACCTGTGCGCGAGCGGCGGCGGCGCGGGGACGTCGCTGTCGGCCCCGGCGACCTGCCGGCGCACCGGCACCTCCGTCCGGTACGCCTGTCTGACCTCGGGCACCTGGACCCTGCGACGGGACGGCAGGACCGTCGCGACGGGGTCCCTGCCCGGCGGCCGGGAGACCCCGGGACCGGGAACCTACGACGTCAGCGGCACGGTGCACGTCCGGTCGTCGCCCGCCGGGGTGGACCTGCGGGGGAAGGTCCGCACCACCCTGACCCTCACCGACCCCAAGCCCGCCGCCACGCACCGCATCGAGGTCGACCGGCGCACCCTGCGGCCGCACACGTCGACCACGCTGACGTACACCGTCTCGCGCGACAGCGACGCGGGCGACGGGAGCGCCCGCTTCGGGCTCATCGGCGAGGAGGCCTCGGGGGTGGAGCTGACCACGTCCGACGCCCGCTGCGTCAACCCGCTCACCGGCCGCCACCCGTCGACGGTCCGCAGCATGTACGCCCTGGACTGCGCGCTCACCGACCTCCAGCCGGGCCGGCCCTCCACGGTGGTCGTCCGCGCCCGGGTCGCCGGCGCCTGCACGAGCGTCGTCTCGAAGCTGGGGTACTGGATGCCACGCGGCCAGAGCCTCTACACCGGCGGCATGCTGGCCGGCCCGACGGTCACCTGCCGCACGTCGGACGCCCGCGCGCACTGACCTGGCGGGGCGGGGCACGGGTCGGTGCACGGGTCGGTGCGGTGCGGGGCGCACGGACGACGGGCCGGCCCCCGGAGGGACCGGCCCGTGCCTGCGGCGCTAGGAACGCGGCGGCCGGTCGTCCTGACCGGACCCGCCGAACTGGTCCCTGAGCTTGTCCTGGGCGGTGTCCACGTGCCCGCTGTACTTTCCCTGCGTCCTGTCGTCGACCATGTCGCCGGCCTTGTCGATGCCCTTGCCCGTCTGGTCCGGGTGGCCCTTCAGCATGCCTTTGATCTTGTCCATAACGGACATGAGACATCCTCCTGATCAGTTGCCCCTGTGCATCCAGGGTCACCGCAGGCGGCGCATTCCGCATCCGGGAGGGACGCGGGACCCGGACGAGCCGCGGTCCGCGCTAGGAGGCTTCCGTACGGCACTCCGGGTGGCCCCAGCCGTCGGGGTTCTTCGCGATGGTCTCGCCGGCCGCGTACGAGCGGCCGCAACGGCACCGGCCGGGGAACTTGGCCTTGAGCGTGCGGGAGGCGGAGGCGGACGACCGCGCGGACGACGAGGACACCGGCGAGGCGGACCCGGAGGACGGCCGCTTCTTCGCGGGGGCCGCCTTCTTGGCCGCCGGGGACTTCGGCGGCTCCGGAGAGCCCTGCTCGCTGCCGGCCGGCTTCTGCACGACCGCGGCCTGGCTCGCCGCCCGGTCCGCGAAGTCGTTCAGGGGGTCGCCGTCGACCTGGTGCGCGGGCACGTACCTGAACTCCACCGAGCGGCCGTCGAGCAGTTCGTCGATGCGTACGACGAGTTCCTGGTTGGCCACGGGCTTGCCCGCCGCCGTCTTCCAGCCCTTGCGCTTCCAGCCGGGGAGCCAGGTGGTGACCGCCTTCATCGCGTACTGGGAGTCCATCCGGATCTCCAGCGGTACGTCCGGGTCCACGGCCGTCAACAGCCGCTCCAGCGCCGTCAGTTCGGCGACATTGTTGGTCGCGGTGCCGAGCGGGCCCGCCTCCCACTCGGTGGGTGTTCCCGTTCCGTCACCGACGACCCAGGCCCAGCCGGCCGGGCCCGGGTTTCCTTTCGACGCCCCGTCACACGCGGCGATCACACGTTCAGCCATGGGCAGATCATGCCAGGGGCGCCCTCCGGGAAGGGGCAGCGGGTGCCGCGCGGGCGCGGGTGCGGGTTCGCCGCGGCCGGTGGGCCGTGAGGGGTGGGCTATGTTGAACCACAGTGGGACGTGAAGGAGGCGTACCGGTGCCATCGCCGCAGCAGGCCCGCGCGCAGGCGTCTGCGATCAGTTCGGGGAAACCGGTCACGGAGGCGGAGGCCGCGCCCACGACCCGGCTGCGGGCCCTGTTCGACGGACCCCGGCTCTCCCCCGGGCAGCGGCGCATCGCGCAGTACCTCATCGAGCACATCACCGAGGCCGCCTTCCTGTCGATCACGGACCTCGCGGAGCGCGTCGGCGTCAGCCAGCCCTCGGTGACCCGCTTCGCGTCGGCGGTCGGCTTCAGCGGTTATCCCGCCCTGCGGGAACGCCTGCAGTCGATCGCGCTCAGCAAGCTCGCCAGCACGCCCGACACCGCCGAGGAGGCCCGGCCCAACGAGCTGCAGGCCGCCGTCGACGCGGAGATCGACAACCTGGAGAACCTGCGCCGGGACTTCGCCGACCCCGACCGGGTCATCGAGACCGGCCGCGCCCTGTCCCGCTCGGCCCCGCTGACCGTCCTCGGGCTGCGCATCTCCGGCTCGCTCGCCGAGTACTTCGCGTACGCGGCCCGGCGGATCCACCCCGACGTCCGGCTGGTGACCCGGGGCGGCAGCGTCGCCTACGACGCCCTGCTCCAGTCGCGCGAGGCCGGCGGGACCTGGGTCCTGGCCTTCACCATGCCCCGGCACGCGCACGAGACCCTGACGGCCGTGCGGGTCGCCCGGCGGGCCGGTCTGCGCGTCGCCCTGGTCACCGATCTGGGACTGGGCCCGCTGGCCGACGAGGCCGACGTCGTCTTCGCGACCGGCACCGGCTCACGGCTCGTCTTCGACTCCTACGCGGCGCCCGTGGTGCTGTCCTCGGCCCTGCTCCAGGCCATGACCGACGCCGATCCCGAGCGGACACAGGCCCGCCTGGAGGACTACGAACAGGTCGCGGACGAACACGCCTTCTTCCTCAGGGACTGACGCCCGGGCCTTCTCCCCGCCGTGCGGCGGGCGCGCCCCGGTCCCTGCGGAGGACTCATCCCGCAAGGCGAAATTCAGCCGTACCCGGACATGAATTTTTACATACCCTTGCTTACCAGACGGTATATATGAATACTTCTGGTCTGATCAGAACCCGGTGGGGCCCCTGGTCGGCCCGGGAAGGGCGCTCCCGCCTCGTACCGACCCGGGTGCACGGACGGGCACCGCTCGCGCGCCCGTGGCGGCCCCGGTCCATCCCCTGGCCGGGGCCGCCGAGCACGAACAGAACCGTCCCCCGAACCGGCCATCTCGGAAGCGATACCCATGTCCCTGACGTACTCGCCCATCAGCACGGACTGGCCGTGTCAGGTCAAGACGCCCGGCAGCCGCGACTGGGAACGATCGGCGGCCAAGTGGCTGCGCGAGCTGGTGCCCAGCCGTTACGCCGGCTACCCGCTGCTGATCCGGCAGCCCGTCCTGCTCGCCCGCCACGCGCAGATCCAGCTCCAGCAGGAGATCAGGGTCGTACGCACCGCGATGCACAGCGCCCGTGCCGAACTGCCCGCCCTGGGGATGCCGGAGTCCGTCATCGAGCACACGATCAAGCTGTACGCGGCCGAGCTGACGCAGTTGAACCACATCGCCCGGGGCGTGCGCGTGATCACCCGGGCGCTCGTGGACAACCACCACACACGCCAGGGCCACTGAGCTTGTTCTTCACGGTGGGTCGGCTCTGTGCGGCCGGCTTCCCCCACGGGCGCCGCAGGTTGTGGGCGAAGCACTTCGAGATGCCGTTCGAGGCGTGAGAGCCGCTCAGTCGGGCAGCGCGACGGTGAGGTCCACCTCGACCAGCTGCCCTGTGAAGCCCAGCTGCGCAACCCCCAGGAGCGTGCTGGCGGACGTGAAGGCCGGTCCGAGGGCGGAAGCGGTGAGCCGGTGCCAGGCGAGGCCCAGGTCCTCCCTGTCATCGCTCCGCACGTAGATCACCGACCGCACCACGTGCTGCGGCCGAGCATCCACCGCCGAAAGGGCGGCAAGCGCGTTCGCGACAACCTGATCGACTTGCACTCCGAGGGAGCCCGGGCCGACGAGATCACCGCCCCGGTCGAGGGGGCACTGCCCCGCCAGGTAAGCCGTCCGGCCGGTCTCCACCACGGTGATGTGGTGGTAGCCCGGCGTCTCATGCAACTGGCCGGGGTTGATGCGGCTGATCCTCGCTGTCATGCCGCGAGTCTGACCAATCCGCCCCCGACGCGCACCGGAATTTGCGCCACCGCACCACCGTCCGACGCGTCGCGGGCGGACGGGCACGGCGGGTGAACCGATCGGCCGAAGCGGATCACCGATACCCCATGGTCCGCCCCCCGTCCGCCACCGCCGGGGCCCGAACCCCGGCCCCGCAGCGACCGGCACGAGAAGCCACTCGGACGGGGAAAACGCAACTTCGACATGGCCCGCAGAGGCAGCTACCTTCACCTGGTCTTCGGCGATCGCCCGCGGTCGCACAGGAGTTGTTCCAGGCCCAGCCACCCGCGACGGGACGCGTCGGTCACGCCCCACGAACCTTCGCCCCTGCGCACAAGCCATCGAACAGGGTCCGCACCGGGCCTCCGACCAGGGAGAGACGCATGCCCCGTCTTGCGCTGTACACATTCGGCGTCCTGAAGTCACCCCTCACCGATCCCGCACCTCTCACGCGCGAGTTCTACGACGTCGGTGAGGCCGTCTACCGGAAGATCAGCCGGCACCCCGGACACCTCGCGCATGCCGAAGCGGCG belongs to Streptomyces sp. V3I8 and includes:
- a CDS encoding MurR/RpiR family transcriptional regulator, whose protein sequence is MPSPQQARAQASAISSGKPVTEAEAAPTTRLRALFDGPRLSPGQRRIAQYLIEHITEAAFLSITDLAERVGVSQPSVTRFASAVGFSGYPALRERLQSIALSKLASTPDTAEEARPNELQAAVDAEIDNLENLRRDFADPDRVIETGRALSRSAPLTVLGLRISGSLAEYFAYAARRIHPDVRLVTRGGSVAYDALLQSREAGGTWVLAFTMPRHAHETLTAVRVARRAGLRVALVTDLGLGPLADEADVVFATGTGSRLVFDSYAAPVVLSSALLQAMTDADPERTQARLEDYEQVADEHAFFLRD
- a CDS encoding antitoxin, producing MSVMDKIKGMLKGHPDQTGKGIDKAGDMVDDRTQGKYSGHVDTAQDKLRDQFGGSGQDDRPPRS
- a CDS encoding RidA family protein, translated to MTARISRINPGQLHETPGYHHITVVETGRTAYLAGQCPLDRGGDLVGPGSLGVQVDQVVANALAALSAVDARPQHVVRSVIYVRSDDREDLGLAWHRLTASALGPAFTSASTLLGVAQLGFTGQLVEVDLTVALPD
- a CDS encoding ribonuclease H, which codes for MAERVIAACDGASKGNPGPAGWAWVVGDGTGTPTEWEAGPLGTATNNVAELTALERLLTAVDPDVPLEIRMDSQYAMKAVTTWLPGWKRKGWKTAAGKPVANQELVVRIDELLDGRSVEFRYVPAHQVDGDPLNDFADRAASQAAVVQKPAGSEQGSPEPPKSPAAKKAAPAKKRPSSGSASPVSSSSARSSASASRTLKAKFPGRCRCGRSYAAGETIAKNPDGWGHPECRTEAS